The following proteins come from a genomic window of Sorghum bicolor cultivar BTx623 chromosome 3, Sorghum_bicolor_NCBIv3, whole genome shotgun sequence:
- the LOC8061473 gene encoding U-box domain-containing protein 4, whose protein sequence is MEESVPVSIISSISNFRTLSTSSVVETELVKRYCRKIDEILGLLKLVLDEVLPQITLDDRKILLLEELDATINDAIKLVGSWDLMMSKIYFVMQVESLITKMQNYVLEVCQVVNSEVTPPETNCVSVYLEKIKQFQCEKIMGIIKEASRDLVKKFMPKSETLTNIQVSLSLSTNQELLMEAVALAKIRTRVSAEDSSELDGINHISELVNHMLEKHVEEKQMHSINGVPIPADFCCPLSLELMSDPVIVATGQTYERVFIRKWLDLGYNVCPKTRQTLGHSNLIPNYTVKQLIENWSEIHGVVLPDPVKLLSLSFSVSLKPINGRTSDKSPSSENSPRTNKFGSPDHMISSDDSCHPNLLHENSDSDDQISKASSSEDTDDSETDSSKLLIAATEANKLIICNATTDGSEALVQSRKDGFHASDVEQHLQSNGISSDIGSSASSSSNHLEVVEKNKEEQVSSNSIASETTRNGPTATFSKPNWLPRLGGVRSRNHLVWQQQSDKAVPMDSRSDFASADNKVCKLIEDLKNECTDLQRAAIGELLVLSRHSMENRIAIANCGAIPFLVNLLYSADPSMQENAVTVLLNLSLDDNNKITIASADAIKPLIHVLETGNPEARANSAATLFSLSVNEDNKARIGRSGAIKPLVDLLQDGSAQGKKDAATALFNLSIFHENKARIVEAGAVKHLVELMDPAAGMVDKAVAVLAILATVQEGRSGIAQAGGIPVLVEVVELGSARAKEHAAAALLQLCTNNSRFCSLVLQEGAMPPLVALSQSGTARAREKAQVLLSYFRNQRQVGKVVRR, encoded by the exons ATGGAGGAATCGGTGCCAGTGTCAATAATCAGCAGTATTTCAAACTTTCGTACCCTGTCTACTAGTAGTGTGGTAGAAACTGAGCTAGTTAAAAGATACTGCCGGAAGATTGATGAAATCCTGGGTCTTCTGAAGCTGGTCCTCGATGAAGTTCTTCCCCAGATtactctagatgatagaaaaattCTTCTTCTTGAGGAACTGGATGCTACCATCAATGATGCGATAAAGCTAGTTGGAAGCTGGGATTTGATGATGAGcaaaatttatttt GTTATGCAGGTGGAGTCCCTTATTACCAAGATGCAAAATTATGTGCTTGAAGTGTGCCAAGTTGTCAATTCTGAAGTGACACCACCAGAAACCAATTGTGTTTCAGTGTACTTGGAG AAAATAAAGCAATTTCAATGTGAGAAAATTATGGGTATCATCAAGGAGGCTTCCAGGGACCTTGTCAAAAAATTTATGCCAAAGTCAGAGACATTGACAAATATCCAAGTCTCTTTGAGCTTGTCCACAAATCAAGAATTGTTGATGGAGGCTGTTGCCCTTGCCAAAATTAGAACAAGAGTCAGCGCTGAGGATAGTTCAGAACTAGATGGTATCAACCATATCTCTGAATTAGTCAACCATATGCTTGAGAAACATGTGGAAGAAAAACAGATGCATAGTATTAATGGAGTGCCCATACCTGCTGATTTTTGTTGCCCCCTTTCCCTTGAACTGATGTCAGATCCAGTGATTGTGGCTACTGGTCAAACATATGAACGGGTTTTCATCAGGAAATGGCTTGACTTGGGTTACAATGTCTGCCCCAAGACACGTCAAACTTTGGGACACAGCAATTTGATTCCTAACTACACTGTCAAACAGTTGATTGAAAATTGGTCTGAGATACATGGTGTAGTGCTACCAGACCCTGTGAAACTCTTGAGTTTGAGCTTTTCTGTTTCCCTCAAGCCGATTAATGGTAGAACAAGTGATAAATCTCCTTCCTCTGAAAACTCTCCAAGGACAAATAAGTTTGGTTCACCAGATCATATGATATCATCAGATGACAGTTGTCATCCTAACTTGCTGCATGAGAATTCTGATTCAGATGATCAAATCTCCAAGGCTTCATCTTCTGAAGACACAGATGATTCTGAAACTGATTCTTCAAAGTTACTAATTGCAGCTACTGAAGCAAACAAATTAATAATATGCAATGCGACTACTGATGGTTCTGAAGCCCTTGTGCAATCGAGAAAGGATGGTTTCCATGCTTCTGATGTTGAGCAGCATCTCCAAAGCAACGGTATCAGTAGTGATATTGGCTCAAGTGCTTCTTCGAGCAGCAACCATCTTGAAGTCGTTGAGAAGAATAAGGAGGAACAGGTCTCAAGTAACAGCATTGCATCAGAGACTACAAGGAATGGCCCAACTGCCACCTTCTCAAAACCAAATTGGCTGCCAAGGTTGGGTGGTGTTCGTTCTCGAAATCATTTAGTCTGGCAGCAACAATCAGATAAAGCTGTTCCAATGGATTCAAGATCTGATTTTGCTAGTGCCGATAATAAagtttgtaaacttattgaggaTCTGAAAAATGAGTGTACTGATCTCCAAAGGGCAGCAATAGGAGAGCTGCTGGTTCTTTCAAGGCACAGCATGGAGAATAGAATTGCCATTGCAAACTGCGGTGCTATACCCTTCTTGGTGAATCTTCTTTATTCTGCAGATCCCAGCATGCAGGAAAATGCTGTAACAGTACTCCTGAATTTGTCGTTAGATGACAACAACAAGATCACCATCGCAAGTGCAGATGCCATCAAGCCTCTCATCCACGTTCTTGAGACAGGTAACCCAGAGGCAAGAGCAAACTCAGCTGCAACTCTCTTCAGCCTTTCAGTAAATGAAGATAACAAGGCCAGAATCGGACGCTCTGGAGCGATCAAACCCCTGGTTGACCTGCTGCAAGATGGCAGCGCGCAGGGGAAGAAGGATGCAGCAACGGCTCTCTTCAACCTATCGATATTTCATGAGAACAAGGCCCGCATTGTTGAGGCTGGGGCTGTAAAGCACCTGGTGGAGCTGATGGACCCAGCAGCTGGGATGGTTGACAAGGCCGTCGCCGTTTTGGCAATCCTTGCCACGGTGCAGGAGGGAAGGAGTGGTATTGCTCAGGCAGGTGGCATCCCGGTGCTGGTTGAGGTTGTTGAGCTGGGCTCAGCACGGGCGAAGGAGCACGCTGCTGCTGCTTTGCTGCAGCTCTGCACGAACAACAGCAGGTTCTGCAGCCTGGTGCTCCAGGAAGGTGCCATGCCTCCTTTGGTGGCGTTATCGCAATCAGGCACGGCCCGTGCAAGAGAGAAG GCACAGGTCCTTCTGAGTTATTTTCGTAACCAGCGTCAAGTTGGCAAGGTCGTCAGGCGCTAA
- the LOC8061474 gene encoding zinc finger CCCH domain-containing protein 44 isoform X1 codes for MMSMKRQGQEKDKMAEECCFVCKDSGHDLRVCDSRNCLKAYHPGCVQNKDEGFICDWHICVQCRGCSDYQCLCCPLYSVCYACLGKQEFVQLRKQNKGFCSTCLNLAIAIEKNDPHVAKTYNYEILFKDYWEGIKDAEHLTLVDLEEASYILNRKLNCKGVNLERFPAVDHKSDENTSPDNGANGTIPFDSKGKQIKANTSQKNKSNKRTYVGWGSKELIGFLSSFGKDTSKPLDELEIIGVVKGYIKEKKLYQDNKKLRFLCDDKLQPLFTRRKVRCKMIRKFLAVHLASNAVSEDESFCSSEDDDDTPVIKKRPRNSLEPKIAKRVSEGSKRHFAALTQNNINLIYLRKTLVISLLTSQPDTFEQKVVGCFVRVKCGKNVHSYEIPRKAYLLGQVTGIKKSENEYKINDTCTNILLCVTGLLDDISISILSDEDLAEDECGDLIFLAEKGLLKRATVADLEEKVSTVYTDIVNHWIERELVRLERKINIAQMKGLQVELVELLGQKKLLNTPAERKRRLEEVPEIVPDTECGEKETELQAAASNSSQENRGAAHQVVDSLNVLNGELSKGATEQIHDCLNVLNKESSEVASKQGDATREAPSEAHEACLSGVTHDPALHSQMDDAQVDADDSPTQAMNIDQDESDHSRQAAMAKVNEAVEVIDLSSDDDEDPRTVQHKPEGKAMHAPGAMNRDVHLEQREPASATMNGVLQPEQRQLAHTAMNGVLRPEQQGSAGAATNGVSPSALLWQWHYIDPEGKTQGPFTMMHMLHWKRLGFFTDEGFRVWKTGQTSEQAILLRDAFLLHL; via the exons ATGATGAGCATGAAGAGGCAGGGGCAGGAAAAGGACAAGATGGCCGAGGAATGCTGCTTCGTTTGCAAGGACAGCGGGCACGACCTCCGCGTATGTGACTCTAG GAACTGCCTCAAGGCTTACCATCCAGGCTGTGTCCAAAACAAAGATGAGGGGTTCATATGCG ATTGGCACATATGTGTCCAGTGCAGAGGATGTTCTGATTATCAGTGCCTGTGCTGTCCACTTTACTCTGTTTGCTATGCCTGCCTTGGAAAACAAGAATTTGTGCAACTGAGAAAGCAAAATAAGGGATTCTGCAGCACCTGCTTGAACCTGGCTATCGCGATTGAGAAGAATGATCCTCATGTG GCAAAAACATATAATTACGAAATTTTGTTTAAAGACTACTGGGAAGGAATTAAAGATGCAGAACATTTGACATTGGTTGACCTGGAAGAAGCTAGTTATATTctgaatagaaagcttaactGTAAAGGAGTGAATTTAGAGAGATTTCCAGCTGTTGATCACAAGTCAGATGAAAATACATCTCCTGATAATGGCGCCAATGGTACAATTCCTTTTGACTCTAAGGGAAAACAGATTAAAGCGAACACAtcacagaagaacaagtcaaataAGAGAACCTATGTTGGGTGGGGTTCCAAAGAGCTAATTGGGTTCTTGTCAAGTTTTGGAAAGGATACGTCAAAAcctcttgatgaacttgaaatTATTGGAGTTGTCAAAGggtacatcaaagagaagaaacTATACCAGGACAATAAGAAACTTCGTTTCTTGTGTGATGATAAGCTGCAACCCCTGTTTACGAGAAGAAAAGTGAGATGCAAAATGATCCGTAAGTTCTTGGCAGTTCATCTAGCTTCAAATGCTGTTTCAGAGGATGAAAGTTTTTGTAGTtctgaagatgatgatgacacCCCAGTTATTAAAAAGAGACCTCGGAATAGTCTGGAGCCAAAGATTGCTAAGAGGGTCTCAGAAGGAAGCAAGAGACATTTTGCCGCCCTTACTCAGAATAATATCAACCTAATCTACCTGAGAAAAACTTTAGTTATTAGTCTTTTGACGAGTCAGCCAGACACATTTGAACAGAAAGTTGTTGGCTGTTTTGTTAGAGTCAAGTGCGGAAAAAATGTGCACAGCTATGAAATACCTAGAAAAGCATACCTTCTTGGACAAGTAACAG GCATCAAGAAGTCTGAAAATGAATACAAGATAAATGATACATGTACAAATATTCTCTTATGTGTTACTGGTTTGTTGGATGATATCAGTATATCAATACTCTCAGATGAGGACTTAGCAGAG GATGAGTGTGGTGATCTTATTTTTTTGGCCGAGAAAGGACTACTGAAACGGGCTACTGTT GCTGACTTGGAGGAAAAGGTTTCAACTGTGTATACAGACATAGTTAATCAT TGGATTGAAAGAGAACTTGTGAGACTAGAAAGAAAGATCAATATTGCGCAGATGAAAGGGTTACAAGTAGA ATTGGTGGAACTACTGGGCCAAAAAAAACTTTTAAACACACCAGCTGAAAGAAAGCGTCGTCTTGAAGAGGTTCCAGAAATTGTTCCTGATACAGAATGCGGAGAAAAGGAAACTGAACTCCAAGCTGCAGCAAGCAACTCTTCTCAAGAGAATAGAG GTGCCGCTCATCAAGTAGTTGATTCTTTGAATGTTCTTAATGGGGAACTGTCAAAAG GTGCTACGGAGCAAATACACGATTGTTTGAACGTTCTAAACAAAGAATCATCAGAAG TTGCATCTAAGCAAGGTGATGCTACTCGTGAAGCTCCTTCTGAAG CTCATGAAGCCTGCCTCAGTGGTGTTACTCATGATCCTGCACTACATTCTCAAATGGACGATGCTCAAG TTGATGCAGATGATAGCCCAACTCAAGCCATGAACATTGACCAAGATGAAAGTGACCACTCCCGGCAAGCTGCCATGGCAAAGGTTAATGAAGCTGTAGAAGTCATCGATCTAAGCAGTGATGACGATGAGGACCCTCGCACAGTGCAACATAAGCCAGAAGGCAAGGCGATGCATGCTCCAGGGGCCATGAATCGGGATGTTCACCTGGAGCAGCGCGAGCCAGCATCTGCAACCATGAATGGGGTTCTTCAGCCGGAGCAGCGACAGCTAGCTCATACAGCCATGAATGGAGTTCTGCGCCCAGAGCAGCAAGGGTCAGCAGGTGCAGCCACGAACGGCGTGTCACCTTCGGCGCTCCTGTGGCAGTGGCACTACATAGACCCTGAAGGAAAGACCCAAGGGCCATTCACGATGATGCACATGTTGCATTGGAAACGACTGGGCTTCTTCACCGACGAGGGCTTCCGAGTGTGGAAGACGGGGCAGACTTCTGAGCAGGCTATCTTGCTTAGAGATGCCTTCTTGTTGCATCTGTAG
- the LOC8061474 gene encoding zinc finger CCCH domain-containing protein 44 isoform X2 → MMSMKRQGQEKDKMAEECCFVCKDSGHDLRVCDSRNCLKAYHPGCVQNKDEGFICDWHICVQCRGCSDYQCLCCPLYSVCYACLGKQEFVQLRKQNKGFCSTCLNLAIAIEKNDPHVAKTYNYEILFKDYWEGIKDAEHLTLVDLEEASYILNRKLNCKGVNLERFPAVDHKSDENTSPDNGANGTIPFDSKGKQIKANTSQKNKSNKRTYVGWGSKELIGFLSSFGKDTSKPLDELEIIGVVKGYIKEKKLYQDNKKLRFLCDDKLQPLFTRRKVRCKMIRKFLAVHLASNAVSEDESFCSSEDDDDTPVIKKRPRNSLEPKIAKRVSEGSKRHFAALTQNNINLIYLRKTLVISLLTSQPDTFEQKVVGCFVRVKCGKNVHSYEIPRKAYLLGQVTGIKKSENEYKINDTCTNILLCVTGLLDDISISILSDEDLAEDECGDLIFLAEKGLLKRATVADLEEKVSTVYTDIVNHWIERELVRLERKINIAQMKGLQVELVELLGQKKLLNTPAERKRRLEEVPEIVPDTECGEKETELQAAASNSSQENRGAAHQVVDSLNVLNGELSKGATEQIHDCLNVLNKESSEVASKQGDATREAPSEAHEACLSGVTHDPALHSQMDDAQDDSPTQAMNIDQDESDHSRQAAMAKVNEAVEVIDLSSDDDEDPRTVQHKPEGKAMHAPGAMNRDVHLEQREPASATMNGVLQPEQRQLAHTAMNGVLRPEQQGSAGAATNGVSPSALLWQWHYIDPEGKTQGPFTMMHMLHWKRLGFFTDEGFRVWKTGQTSEQAILLRDAFLLHL, encoded by the exons ATGATGAGCATGAAGAGGCAGGGGCAGGAAAAGGACAAGATGGCCGAGGAATGCTGCTTCGTTTGCAAGGACAGCGGGCACGACCTCCGCGTATGTGACTCTAG GAACTGCCTCAAGGCTTACCATCCAGGCTGTGTCCAAAACAAAGATGAGGGGTTCATATGCG ATTGGCACATATGTGTCCAGTGCAGAGGATGTTCTGATTATCAGTGCCTGTGCTGTCCACTTTACTCTGTTTGCTATGCCTGCCTTGGAAAACAAGAATTTGTGCAACTGAGAAAGCAAAATAAGGGATTCTGCAGCACCTGCTTGAACCTGGCTATCGCGATTGAGAAGAATGATCCTCATGTG GCAAAAACATATAATTACGAAATTTTGTTTAAAGACTACTGGGAAGGAATTAAAGATGCAGAACATTTGACATTGGTTGACCTGGAAGAAGCTAGTTATATTctgaatagaaagcttaactGTAAAGGAGTGAATTTAGAGAGATTTCCAGCTGTTGATCACAAGTCAGATGAAAATACATCTCCTGATAATGGCGCCAATGGTACAATTCCTTTTGACTCTAAGGGAAAACAGATTAAAGCGAACACAtcacagaagaacaagtcaaataAGAGAACCTATGTTGGGTGGGGTTCCAAAGAGCTAATTGGGTTCTTGTCAAGTTTTGGAAAGGATACGTCAAAAcctcttgatgaacttgaaatTATTGGAGTTGTCAAAGggtacatcaaagagaagaaacTATACCAGGACAATAAGAAACTTCGTTTCTTGTGTGATGATAAGCTGCAACCCCTGTTTACGAGAAGAAAAGTGAGATGCAAAATGATCCGTAAGTTCTTGGCAGTTCATCTAGCTTCAAATGCTGTTTCAGAGGATGAAAGTTTTTGTAGTtctgaagatgatgatgacacCCCAGTTATTAAAAAGAGACCTCGGAATAGTCTGGAGCCAAAGATTGCTAAGAGGGTCTCAGAAGGAAGCAAGAGACATTTTGCCGCCCTTACTCAGAATAATATCAACCTAATCTACCTGAGAAAAACTTTAGTTATTAGTCTTTTGACGAGTCAGCCAGACACATTTGAACAGAAAGTTGTTGGCTGTTTTGTTAGAGTCAAGTGCGGAAAAAATGTGCACAGCTATGAAATACCTAGAAAAGCATACCTTCTTGGACAAGTAACAG GCATCAAGAAGTCTGAAAATGAATACAAGATAAATGATACATGTACAAATATTCTCTTATGTGTTACTGGTTTGTTGGATGATATCAGTATATCAATACTCTCAGATGAGGACTTAGCAGAG GATGAGTGTGGTGATCTTATTTTTTTGGCCGAGAAAGGACTACTGAAACGGGCTACTGTT GCTGACTTGGAGGAAAAGGTTTCAACTGTGTATACAGACATAGTTAATCAT TGGATTGAAAGAGAACTTGTGAGACTAGAAAGAAAGATCAATATTGCGCAGATGAAAGGGTTACAAGTAGA ATTGGTGGAACTACTGGGCCAAAAAAAACTTTTAAACACACCAGCTGAAAGAAAGCGTCGTCTTGAAGAGGTTCCAGAAATTGTTCCTGATACAGAATGCGGAGAAAAGGAAACTGAACTCCAAGCTGCAGCAAGCAACTCTTCTCAAGAGAATAGAG GTGCCGCTCATCAAGTAGTTGATTCTTTGAATGTTCTTAATGGGGAACTGTCAAAAG GTGCTACGGAGCAAATACACGATTGTTTGAACGTTCTAAACAAAGAATCATCAGAAG TTGCATCTAAGCAAGGTGATGCTACTCGTGAAGCTCCTTCTGAAG CTCATGAAGCCTGCCTCAGTGGTGTTACTCATGATCCTGCACTACATTCTCAAATGGACGATGCTCAAG ATGATAGCCCAACTCAAGCCATGAACATTGACCAAGATGAAAGTGACCACTCCCGGCAAGCTGCCATGGCAAAGGTTAATGAAGCTGTAGAAGTCATCGATCTAAGCAGTGATGACGATGAGGACCCTCGCACAGTGCAACATAAGCCAGAAGGCAAGGCGATGCATGCTCCAGGGGCCATGAATCGGGATGTTCACCTGGAGCAGCGCGAGCCAGCATCTGCAACCATGAATGGGGTTCTTCAGCCGGAGCAGCGACAGCTAGCTCATACAGCCATGAATGGAGTTCTGCGCCCAGAGCAGCAAGGGTCAGCAGGTGCAGCCACGAACGGCGTGTCACCTTCGGCGCTCCTGTGGCAGTGGCACTACATAGACCCTGAAGGAAAGACCCAAGGGCCATTCACGATGATGCACATGTTGCATTGGAAACGACTGGGCTTCTTCACCGACGAGGGCTTCCGAGTGTGGAAGACGGGGCAGACTTCTGAGCAGGCTATCTTGCTTAGAGATGCCTTCTTGTTGCATCTGTAG
- the LOC110433768 gene encoding ATP-dependent DNA helicase PIF1-like, protein MRAKNDPWFAEYLLRIGGGSEEANCNGEIHLPDDICIPQNGKDGDLDMLIDCIFPALNANMSDKSYITSRAILSARNDSVDMINMKMISRFQGDEMVYHSFDSAVDDPHNHYPSEFLNTLTPNGLPPHVLKLKIGCPIILLRNIDPAGGLCNGTRLVVQGFQRNIIDAEIMVGDHAGKRIFLPRIPLCPSDDEMFPFQFKRKQFPIRLSFAMTINKAQGQTLPNVGVYLPEPVFSHGQLYVALSRATARLNIRILAVLPSDTNDKKNNTKINGTYTKNIVYKEVLTL, encoded by the coding sequence ATGAGGGCAAAGAACGATCCATGGTTTGCAGAATACTTGCTACGTATTGGGGGAGGCTCTGAGGAGGCTAATTGTAATGGTGAAATCCACCTTCCTGATGATATATGCATACCACAGAATGGAAAAGACGGTGATCTTGATATGTTAATTGACTGCATATTTCCTGCCCTCAATGCCAATATGTCAGACAAGAGCTACATCACCTCACGAGCAATATTATCTGCGCGGAACGACTCTGTTGATATGATTAACATGAAGATGATAAGTCGTTTCCAAGGGGATGAGATGGTGTACCATAGCTTTGATAGTGCCGTGGATGATCCACACAACCACTACCCATCTGAGTTCCTCAACACTTTGACCCCCAATGGTCTTCCTCCACATGTGTTAAAGCTTAAGATTGGGTGTCCGATCATATTGCTAAGGAACATCGACCCTGCAGGTGGACTTTGCAATGGAACCAGACTGGTGGTTCAAGGGTTCCAAAGAAATATTATCGATGCAGAAATTATGGTTGGAGACCATGCCGGAAAGCGAATCTTCCTACCACGGATTCCGTTATGTCCCTCGGATGATGAGATGTTTCCATTCCAGTTCAAGAGGAAGCAGTTTCCTATTAGACTCAGTTTTGCCATGACGATTAACAAAGCACAGGGGCAGACTCTTCCCAATGTTGGTGTGTATTTGCCTGAACCAGTGTTCTCTCATGGCCAGCTGTATGTTGCGCTATCTAGAGCCACTGCCAGATTGAATATCAGGATCCTTGCTGTCCTGCCCAGTGATACGAATGATAAGAAAaataatacaaaaataaatGGTACATACACAAAAAATATTGTCTACAAAGAGGTCCTCACTCTATGA